The Henckelia pumila isolate YLH828 chromosome 2, ASM3356847v2, whole genome shotgun sequence genome includes a window with the following:
- the LOC140879423 gene encoding V-type proton ATPase subunit B2-like isoform X2 has protein sequence MGESQNNVDLEEGTLEIGMEYRTVSGVAGPLVILDKVKGPKYQEIVNIRLGDGTTRRGQVLEVDGEKAVVQVFEGTSGIDNKYTTVQFTGEVLKTPVSLDMLGRIFNGSGKPIDNGPPILPEAYLDISGSSINPSERTYPEEMIQTGISTIDVMNSIARGQKIPLFSAAGLPHNEIAAQICRQAGLVKRLEKSDNLLEHDGEDNFAIVFAAMGVNMETAQFFKRDFEENGSMERVTLFLNLANDPTIERIITPRIALTTAEYLAYECGKHVLVILTDMSSYADALREVSAAREEVPGRRGYPGYMYTDLATIYERAGRIEGRKGSITQIPILTMPNDDITHPTPDLTGYITEGQIYIDRQLHNRQIYPPINVLPSLSRLMKSAIGEGMTRRDHSDVSNQLYANYAIGKDVQAMKAVVGEEALSSEDLLYLEFLDKFERKFVAQGAYDTRNIFQSLDLAWTLLRIFPRELLHRIPAKTLDQYYSRDAAN, from the exons ATGGGGGAGTCACAAAATAACGTTGACTTGGAGGAGGGAACTCTGGAAATCGGAATGG AATACAGAACTGTGTCTGGAGTTGCTGGACCTCTGGTTATTCTTGACAAAGTCAAG GGACCTAAGTACCAAGAGATTGTTAATATTCGCCTAGGAGATGGAACAACCCGACGTGGGCAAGTTTTGGAAGTTGATGGGGAAAAGGCTGTTGTTCAG GTCTTTGAAGGAACATCCGGAATTGATAACAAGTACACAACTGTCCAGTTCACAGGGGAG GTTTTAAAAACACCTGTTTCATTGGACATGCTTGGCCGTATTTTTAATGGTTCTGGGAAACCCATAGACAACGGTCCTCCTATTCTTCCAGAGGCTTACTTGGATATATCTG GGAGTTCTATCAATCCTAGTGAGAGAACCTATCCCGAAGAAATGATACAGACTGGAATTTCAACTATTGATGTCATGAACTCAATTGCCCGAGGGCAGAAAATCCCTCTTTTCTCTGCTGCTGGTCTTCCCCACAACGAAATTGCTGCCCAGATCTGTCGTCAGGCTGGTTTGGTGAAACGGTTGGAGAAATCTGATAATCTTCTTGAG CACGATGGAGAGGACAATTTTGCCATTGTCTTTGCGGCTATGGGAGTCAACATGGAGACTGCCCAGTTCTTTAAACGTGATTTTGAGGAAAATGGATCCATGGAGAGGGTGACCCTTTTCCTTAACTTG GCCAATGACCCTACAATAGAACGTATCATTACTCCTCGTATTGCTCTGACAACTGCAGAATATTTAGCATATGAATGTGGGAAGCATGTCCTGGTCATATTGACAGATATGAGTTCTTATGCTGATGCTCTCCGTGAG GTGTCCGCTGCTCGAGAGGAAGTTCCTGGAAGGCGTGGATATCCTGGTTACATGTACACCGATCTTGCGACTATCTATGAGCGAGCTGGGCGTATTGAAGGGCGGAAGGGATCCATCACACAAATTCCTATCTTGACCATGCCTAATGATG ACATCACACATCCAACTCCAGATCTTACTGGTTACATTACCGAAGGTCAGATATATATTGACAGACAACTTCATAATCGGCAG ATATACCCTCCAATTAATGTGCTGCCATCGTTGTCCCGTTTGATGAAG AGTGCAATTGGTGAGGGCATGACCCGAAGGGATCACTCCGATGTATCTAACCAG CTTTATGCAAACTATGCCATTGGAAAGGATGTCCAGGCAATGAAAGCTGTGGTCGGAGAAGAAGCACTTTCGTCGGAAGATCTG CTATACCTCGAGTTTCTTGATAAATTTGAGAGGAAGTTTGTCGCACAAGGAGCCTACGACACCCGCAACATCTTCCAGTCACTTGATCTGGCTTGGACACTGCTTCGGATCTTCCCGCGGGAGCTTCTTCATCGTATTCCTGCAAAGACTCTCGATCAATACTATAGCAGGGATGCAGCAAACTAG
- the LOC140879423 gene encoding V-type proton ATPase subunit B2-like isoform X1, producing MGESQNNVDLEEGTLEIGMEYRTVSGVAGPLVILDKVKGPKYQEIVNIRLGDGTTRRGQVLEVDGEKAVVQVFEGTSGIDNKYTTVQFTGEVLKTPVSLDMLGRIFNGSGKPIDNGPPILPEAYLDISGSSINPSERTYPEEMIQTGISTIDVMNSIARGQKIPLFSAAGLPHNEIAAQICRQAGLVKRLEKSDNLLEVLMIYFIIQHDGEDNFAIVFAAMGVNMETAQFFKRDFEENGSMERVTLFLNLANDPTIERIITPRIALTTAEYLAYECGKHVLVILTDMSSYADALREVSAAREEVPGRRGYPGYMYTDLATIYERAGRIEGRKGSITQIPILTMPNDDITHPTPDLTGYITEGQIYIDRQLHNRQIYPPINVLPSLSRLMKSAIGEGMTRRDHSDVSNQLYANYAIGKDVQAMKAVVGEEALSSEDLLYLEFLDKFERKFVAQGAYDTRNIFQSLDLAWTLLRIFPRELLHRIPAKTLDQYYSRDAAN from the exons ATGGGGGAGTCACAAAATAACGTTGACTTGGAGGAGGGAACTCTGGAAATCGGAATGG AATACAGAACTGTGTCTGGAGTTGCTGGACCTCTGGTTATTCTTGACAAAGTCAAG GGACCTAAGTACCAAGAGATTGTTAATATTCGCCTAGGAGATGGAACAACCCGACGTGGGCAAGTTTTGGAAGTTGATGGGGAAAAGGCTGTTGTTCAG GTCTTTGAAGGAACATCCGGAATTGATAACAAGTACACAACTGTCCAGTTCACAGGGGAG GTTTTAAAAACACCTGTTTCATTGGACATGCTTGGCCGTATTTTTAATGGTTCTGGGAAACCCATAGACAACGGTCCTCCTATTCTTCCAGAGGCTTACTTGGATATATCTG GGAGTTCTATCAATCCTAGTGAGAGAACCTATCCCGAAGAAATGATACAGACTGGAATTTCAACTATTGATGTCATGAACTCAATTGCCCGAGGGCAGAAAATCCCTCTTTTCTCTGCTGCTGGTCTTCCCCACAACGAAATTGCTGCCCAGATCTGTCGTCAGGCTGGTTTGGTGAAACGGTTGGAGAAATCTGATAATCTTCTTGAG GTTTTGATGATCTATTTTATAATACAGCACGATGGAGAGGACAATTTTGCCATTGTCTTTGCGGCTATGGGAGTCAACATGGAGACTGCCCAGTTCTTTAAACGTGATTTTGAGGAAAATGGATCCATGGAGAGGGTGACCCTTTTCCTTAACTTG GCCAATGACCCTACAATAGAACGTATCATTACTCCTCGTATTGCTCTGACAACTGCAGAATATTTAGCATATGAATGTGGGAAGCATGTCCTGGTCATATTGACAGATATGAGTTCTTATGCTGATGCTCTCCGTGAG GTGTCCGCTGCTCGAGAGGAAGTTCCTGGAAGGCGTGGATATCCTGGTTACATGTACACCGATCTTGCGACTATCTATGAGCGAGCTGGGCGTATTGAAGGGCGGAAGGGATCCATCACACAAATTCCTATCTTGACCATGCCTAATGATG ACATCACACATCCAACTCCAGATCTTACTGGTTACATTACCGAAGGTCAGATATATATTGACAGACAACTTCATAATCGGCAG ATATACCCTCCAATTAATGTGCTGCCATCGTTGTCCCGTTTGATGAAG AGTGCAATTGGTGAGGGCATGACCCGAAGGGATCACTCCGATGTATCTAACCAG CTTTATGCAAACTATGCCATTGGAAAGGATGTCCAGGCAATGAAAGCTGTGGTCGGAGAAGAAGCACTTTCGTCGGAAGATCTG CTATACCTCGAGTTTCTTGATAAATTTGAGAGGAAGTTTGTCGCACAAGGAGCCTACGACACCCGCAACATCTTCCAGTCACTTGATCTGGCTTGGACACTGCTTCGGATCTTCCCGCGGGAGCTTCTTCATCGTATTCCTGCAAAGACTCTCGATCAATACTATAGCAGGGATGCAGCAAACTAG
- the LOC140879401 gene encoding probable protein phosphatase 2C 60, whose amino-acid sequence MFSGLLKFLRACFRPNADRYIHSASDSGGRQDGLLWYKDSGQHCNGDFSMAVVQANNLLEDQSQLESGSLSLNDSGPYGTFVGIYDGHGGPETSRYINEHLFQHLKRFTAENQSMSVEVIRKAFQATEDGFFSVVSRQWLMKPQIAAVGSCCLVGIVCSGTLYVASLGDSRAVLGRLVKATGEVLAIQLSEEHNASFESVRKELQSLHPDDPHIVVLKHNVWRVKGLIQISRSIGDFYLKKAEYNREPLYAKFRLREPFKRPILSAEPAITVHQLLPHDQFIVFASDGLWEHLSNQEAIDLVQNHPRSGSARRLVKTALQEAAKKREMRYSDLKKIDRGVRRHFHDDITVVVVFLDTHLVSRATSARSPNLSVKGGGVNLASNALAPLSVPT is encoded by the exons ATGTTTTCAGGcttattgaaatttttgaggGCCTGTTTTCGGCCGAACGCCGATCGATATATTCACTCTGCTTCGGATTCTGGGGGTCGGCAAGATGGTCTTTTATGGTATAAGGACTCCGGGCAACATTGTAATGGAGATTTTTCAATGGCTGTTGTTCAAGCCAATAATTTACTTGAGGATCAAAGTCAACTCGAGTCTGGCTCTCTGAGCTTGAATGATTCAGGGCCATATGGTACTTTCGTCGGGATTTATGATGGGCATGGTGGCCCCGAAACTTCACGGTACATCAACGAGCATCTCTTTCAACATCTAAAGA GGTTCACTGCCGAAAACCAATCTATGTCTGTCGAGGTGATTCGGAAGGCGTTTCAAGCAACAGAAGATGGGTTTTTCTCGGTTGTGAGCAGGCAATGGCTCATGAAACCGCAAATAGCTGCGGTTGGCTCTTGCTGCCTTGTTGGGATCGTCTGCAGTGGGACTCTTTATGTTGCCAGTCTTGGTGATTCGCGTGCTGTTTTAGGGAGACTTGTTAAGGCTACCGGGGAAGTCCTTGCTATTCAACTCTCAGAAGAGCATAATGCGAGCTTTGAGTCTGTGAGAAAGGAGCTGCAATCTCTGCACCCAGATGACCCGCATATTGTTGTGCTTAAGCATAATGTGTGGCGTGTGAAAGGTCTTATACAG ATTTCTAGATCGATTGGAGACTTTTATTTGAAGAAGGCAGAATACAACAGGGAGCCGTTGTATGCAAAATTTCGACTCCGGGAACCATTCAAAAGACCAATTTTGAGCGCTGAACCTGCTATTACTGTGCACCAGTTACTACCTCATGATCAGTTCATTGTATTTGCATCGGATGGCCTTTGGGAGCATCTTTCAAATCAAGAAGCCATCGATCTGGTCCAAAATCATCCCCGGAGT GGGAGTGCTAGAAGATTAGTTAAAACAGCACTGCAAGAGGCGGCAAAGAAGAGGGAGATGAGATACTCAGACTTGAAGAAAATTGATCGTGGGGTGCGTCGCCATTTCCACGACGACATCACAGTCGTGGTTGTATTCCTCGACACACATCTTGTGAGCAGGGCTACCTCGGCGAGGAGTCCTAACCTCTCCGTTAAAGGGGGTGGCGTTAATCTTGCTTCAAACGCTCTCGCACCGCTATCTGTGCCTACttga
- the LOC140879424 gene encoding probable hexosyltransferase MUCI70, with protein sequence MDNDFQRAVPRAVRRNQQHQDTKVVSLNCGKLSQDYTMRIIWKKGFIRLVLTAGIIWMMTILAVLLFHVWSCQSSVAFFAALCTKASKVFGMLHTMGLVTPPHRCPIPVADDPNKIVIPEDNSPEKFVQRLSYIMEDIVPSNGSQAPLFGGHQTWQQREESFKVNPTMKVHCGFMQGGGAEMASKDVHYVKKCKFVVATGIFDAYDTPHQPSNISNRSKSLFCFLMVVDEVSLDFIKKNVTLREDTDGGQWVGIWRLILLKQKPYDEPRRNGKVPKILTHRLFPQARYSIWIDGKMELVVDPLLLLDRYLWRGKQTFAIAQHKHHRSIYEEADSNKRRKRYARPLIDLHMKIYRYEGMEPWSPRKSVISDVPEGAIIIREHTALNNLFSCLWFNEVNLLTPRDQLSFGYVVYRLGDMFKFFMFPNCEYNSIFILHPHNREHSSKVEWAKTISEIKKHPELMESRGGLGLWTPYPGNLDLVVLPPVARTSKAG encoded by the exons ATGGATAATGATTTTCAGCGGGCCGTTCCACGGGCTGTGCGAAGAAATCAGCAGCATCAAGATACGAAAG TTGTGTCTTTGAACTGTGGGAAACTGTCGCAAGATTACACGATGAGGATAATTTGGAAAAAGGGTTTCATTCGATTAGTTCTTACTGCTGGTATTATATGGATGATGACCATCCTCGCCGTTTTGCTGTTTCACGTTTGGTCTTGCCAGTCTTCTGTTGCTTTTTTTGCAG CCCTTTGTACCAAAGCTAGCAAAGTTTTTGGCATGCTGCATACAATGGGACTTGTGACACCACCACATC GTTGTCCAATCCCTGTTGCTGATGACCCAAATAAGATAGTTATTCCCGAGGATAATTCGCCCGAAAAGTTTGTCCAAAGACTCTCCTACATAATGGAAGACATTGTTCCAAGTAATGGATCCCAAGCTCCTCTCTTTGGTGGGCATCAGACTTGgcaacagagagaggagagctTCAAAGTTAACCCAACGATGAAG GTTCATTGTGGTTTTATGCAAGGTGGAGGTGCGGAAATGGCTTCAAAAGATGTCCACTAtgtgaagaaatgtaaatttgtTGTTGCAACAGGCATCTTTGACGCTTACGATACGCCTCACCAGCCATCCAATATCAGTAATCGTTCAAAGAGTCTTTTCTGTTTTCTAATGGTGGTTGATGAAGTGTCTCTCGACTTCATCAAAAAGAACGTTACACTCAGAGAAGATACTGATGGAGGGCAGTGGGTCGGTATCTGGCGTCTGATTCTGCTTAAGCAGAAGCCATATGATGAACCCAGAAGAAATGGGAAGGTTCCGAAGATATTAACCCACAGATTATTTCCTCAAGCACGTTACAGCATATGGATTGATGGTAAAATGGAACTTGTAGTTGACCCTTTGCTTCTATTAGACAG ATACTTATGGCGCGGGAAGCAAACATTTGCTATCGCGCAACATAAACACCATCGAAGTATCTACGAAGAAGCGGATTCCAACAAAAGGAGGAAGCGATACGCTCGTCCTCTGATTGATCTACACATGAAAATTTATCGTTATGAAGGCATGGAGCCCTGGAGTCCCAGAAAAAGTGTCATCAGTG ACGTCCCCGAAGGAGCCATAATCATACGGGAACATACTGCACTGAATAATCTTTTTAGTTGCTTATGGTTCAACGAGGTCAACCTCTTGACGCCAAGAGATCAACTAAGTTTTGGATACGTTGTTTATAGGTTAGGTGACATGTTCAAATTTTTCATGTTTCCGAACTGTGAATACAATTCTATCTTCATATTGCATCCTCACAATCGCGAGCATTCGTCTAAAGTCGAGTGGGCAAAAACCATATCTGAGATTAAGAAACATCCCGAGTTGATGGAGAGTAGAGGTGGATTAGGACTGTGGACTCCATATCCCGGGAATCTTGATTTGGTTGTGTTACCACCTGTAGCTAGAACTTCCAAAGCTGGGTGA